Within Lactobacillus amylovorus DSM 20531, the genomic segment TGTATTTAAAGCCATTCATTAATTTAACATTGGCTTGACCTTCTGTGGCATCAGTAAGTGGATGGGAACGATCCATAAAATCTCCCGCGTCAAAAGTATAAACCTCATCAACAGAAGTATCTGCCTGCGCCTTTTTTAAATAGCGTCCTATCTTAGGAAAATGTTCAAAATGTGAATGAAGATCATTTGTATGTAAAATTCGCCATGTTTCTTCCATTTTTGTACCACTTTCTAACCAATTCGATTGGCTTTTAATACCATATTATACGCATCGAGGATTTTTCCTTTAGGCTTTTCCCATTCCACCCATTTTGGATTTTTCCAATCGTCTTCATTTGTTAAAGTCTGCAAATCATAAGTATCATTAATATATTTTTCGTATTCAATCAATGCCTTGGTTCGTGGAATATTCAGTTGCAATATTCTAACGCTCTTGATAGCGCCATGGTCTGCTGCTAATTCGGCAATCCCATTTTGATCGATATTAGAAATTTCATAATATCGACTGCCATCATTTCTTGTAATTTCTTCAATTAAATCCAATTGTTCCATCAAATCACCCTTAAGGAATAAAAGAATCATACTATAAAAAATAGAAAAAAATGTGTAACCATGCTATTGTAAGTATGCGATAGAGGTGTACACATGAAAATTAAAAGCCAAGTATTTTGGGCTATTTTTTTTAGCTTAGTCTTTTTTACAACTAGCGGTTTTACTGTCGTTGGTCACCGCGGCGATCCTATCAAATATACTGAAGAAACAATTCAAGCTGATAACTCCGCCTTCAATTCTGGTGCCGACTACGTTGAACTCGATCTTCAACTTTCTAAAGATGGAGTATTGGTCATCTCTCATGATGATGACCTTTACCGAGTTACTCATACACATGCAATTGTATCACAAAATGACTTTAAGACACTTAAACAGCTAAGGTACGATAATGGCGAACACGTCATGTCACTGAATGAGCTTTTTAAGTATTATAAAAATAGGCCAAATACTAAATTTGTTTTAGAGACAAAAATAGATCATAGCATTAACCCTTCTTATGAGCTAGAAGATAAAATTGCTCAAGTAGTTAAAAAATATCATATGCAAAACAGAATTATGATCCATTCTTTTTCTGCCGCAAGTTTATTTCATTTAAGAGAACTAATGCCACATGCATATTTAATCCTAATTGTTGGTAGTCTTCGCCGCATTAACTTCAGTATTTTACCTCAGGTCAATGCAGTTAACGCCTCATCCGATATTGTTCAAGAGCATCCCTTCTTAATTCACTGGCTCCATAAATTGCATAAGCAACTTTATGTCTGGGCCAAAATGGATGAATCGCCTGCTTTATGGCATTGGCTAATCAACCGAAATGTTGACGGGGTTGTAACTAACTTTCCGGCTACTGGTTTTAAATATAAATTAGCCAAAAGTGGCACCAAAAAATATACCATCAATCGTTCAGGAATCTATTTTGGCAAAACTAAAACTGCCACAATGATGAATCCTTATGTGCGAATCAAAGAAAAGAAATATGTCTATCCAGGACAAAAACTTAACGTAACTTATGGCGTACGAGTTGATGATCGTCTTTATTACCAAATTGCCGAAAAGACATTTATCTCTGCGGAATTTGTTAACTTAGATTTACGCCAGCAAGATATTGCCCCATATCAGAATAAAAAGATTATGGCTAAGCCAAACACTAAAGTTACGCTGTACAGTTATCCAGATAATCAGGCCCAAACCAATAAAGTTTTACCTGCTGACAAACTATTCAAGATTCAAAACTTTAACGGCAGTCCTAAAAATATGTGGCTCTACACCAAGCTAGGCTGGGTTAAAGCAAATCAAATTCTGTTCTACGGCTTCTTCAGTAAACAAGCTTTTGCAGATTACAAGAAATTGCCAAGAGTTAGTCATTACACTAACTTGGCCTTGTTAACATATAATCCAAATAACCCAATTAAAGAACTAACCTTTAGTGAAAAGCAAAAGGCCGTTAACCATATTATTTATTAAAGACAAAAAAGACCAGTTCCTACGAACTGATCTTTTTTAATTTACTGATTTTAATTATTGGTTTAAAGTACTTTGCTTCTTAACCAATTCATATGGCAATTCAATATGAATATCGTCAACTTCTTCGTTGTTCATCAACTTAGTCAACATTCTCATAGCTACGGCACCCATATCGTAAAGTGGTTGCTTAATGGTAGTCAA encodes:
- a CDS encoding glycerophosphodiester phosphodiesterase, encoding MKIKSQVFWAIFFSLVFFTTSGFTVVGHRGDPIKYTEETIQADNSAFNSGADYVELDLQLSKDGVLVISHDDDLYRVTHTHAIVSQNDFKTLKQLRYDNGEHVMSLNELFKYYKNRPNTKFVLETKIDHSINPSYELEDKIAQVVKKYHMQNRIMIHSFSAASLFHLRELMPHAYLILIVGSLRRINFSILPQVNAVNASSDIVQEHPFLIHWLHKLHKQLYVWAKMDESPALWHWLINRNVDGVVTNFPATGFKYKLAKSGTKKYTINRSGIYFGKTKTATMMNPYVRIKEKKYVYPGQKLNVTYGVRVDDRLYYQIAEKTFISAEFVNLDLRQQDIAPYQNKKIMAKPNTKVTLYSYPDNQAQTNKVLPADKLFKIQNFNGSPKNMWLYTKLGWVKANQILFYGFFSKQAFADYKKLPRVSHYTNLALLTYNPNNPIKELTFSEKQKAVNHIIY